GGTCAGCCTGTCGCCTGAACGCCTTGACAGGTCACTTGCGTGGCTAGACACCATCCGGGGCGATATAGGAAATAATGCTTATCGCGCATTTCTGGCACGACAAGCGCCTGCCTTTGCACGTCTGGGCGCTTATAGGTCGATCAAATGGATAACGATCGCTGCCATATCGGGATCGGTTTCTCCGCGTACCGCATTGCGCTTGTTTAACCAGGTTCGAGGCGCCATCGCCAAAGCTTCGACCAAGCCTGTCATTAGCAAATGAGAGGCTCATGATGAAAATCTCGGTACTTATCAACAACTACAATTACGGGCGCTACTTGCGTGCCTGTATCGATAGCGTTCTCGTACAGAATTACGCTGAACTTGAAATCGTCGTGGTTGATGACGGTTCGACGGACGACTCGCGTGACATCATTTCGTCGTACGGCTCGCAAATTGTGCCGGTATTGAAAGAGAATGGCGGCCAAGCCTCGAGCTTCAATGCAGGCTTTGCCGCTGCGAGTGGAGAGATTATCTTTTTGCTCGATTCCGATGATGCATTTCTCTCTGGAAAGCTTCGTCAGATTGCCCGGCTGTATGATCGTGACTCTCTGGACTGGTGTTTCGATCGGGTGACGACAATAGAGGGGGAGGGGCCGTCAGAAGACCTGGAGATCCAGATGTACGATCAGCGTGACGCGATCCGTCGAGGACATTATCCATCAATCCCGGTACCGACGTCCGGTTTGAGCTTTCGACGAGGTCTTATTGAACAGATCCTGCCGATGAAGACGGCCAAGGATGTCGTGTTGAGCGATAATTATCTGAAATTTGCGGCGGTCTATCTCGGCCGGGGTGCCATTGTCTCGACGCCGCTCACCTTTCAGAGAATTCATCAGGCAAATCGGTATACTGGCACATCCAGGGCGAGCAGCCTGCGTCCCAAGATCATGATTGCCACGGGCCTGGAATTGGCCCGTCGTTACACCGGGCTTCATGCCCTTGGTAAAGGCCTGATAGCCGGAGGTATTGCTGAGGCCGGCACGCCATTCACGCAGCTCCGAACAGAGGCCCAGCGCGCTCTGGCCGATAGTCCGTTTGGGCAATCTGCAGTATCGCAGATCGCGATGGCTGCCGCCCGCAAACGTCTGATCAGAAAACTGAAAGGCTACCGCAATGATAACCGGACATGAGATGGACGCAAAGCAGTCAGCTGACAACAAGGTCTGGCGTATAACCGTTGCTGTGCTGACATATCGGCGGCCGGAAGGCATCGTAAAGCTTCTGGATTCGTTGACACGCCAGGAGCGGCACCCCGCCCGACCTTACCATATGACGGTTTTGGTCGTTGATAACGATGCGACCGAAAGCAGCCGCGACATCGTGGAAGGTTTCGACACGAAAGGGGTCTTCGATATCGTTTATGCAGTCGAACCCCGCCAAGGTATTCCCGTCGCGCGCAATCACGCCATGGATAAGGCGCCGCAACCCTCGCCGGAAACCGGCGAGTTGCTGGATCCTGACTATTTTTGTTTTCTGGATGATGACGAATGGGCAACCGAGGGCTGGATGGATGCGATGCTGGATACCTGCCTCAGGCAGAAAGCTGATTGCGTTTACGGTTACGTCGTGCCGGTCTATCCGGAAAATGCACCGGAATACTGGGTCAAGGCGCGCGTATTTGAAAGCGCTCGGAACCAGGAAGGCGGACGCATTGATTATGCCGCTTCCAACAATGTCATGTTTGACTACAAGTTGGTGAAATCGTGGAACCTTCGCTTTGAAGAAAAGATGCTGAATACCGGGGGCACAGACTACCTTTTCTTCAATCAGGCAGTAAAACTCGGGATGAAAATCGTTTGGACCGAGCGCGCGATGGTCTATGATATTATTCCGCTGAAACGGATGACGTGGAAGTGGGTGCTTCAGCGGCAGTACCGGCTTGGCAATACCTTTGCGGTGAGCGAGGTGTTGCACGGAAATCGCAAACAGCGGCTCTACCGGCTGATATACGGCATCACTCGGACCGGGTTAGGTGTGGCCATGTTGCCGACACTGGCGGTATCGCCCTATCTCGGTATGCGAGCGCTCACGCATTTGCTGCGGGGGGCTGGCGTTGTGACCGGTCTGTTTGGTCATTTCTATCAGGAATATCAGCCACCAAAAGAGGCTCAATCTTCGGCCGCTAGCTAGGCGACAATGTAATGAGCATAGATACGCCATACCATAACAGCTCGCAGATGATCGCCCGACGAGGTGCCGCCATCTCGCGGTTTGCGATCAGAAAGGAGCTTTTTGTTTATATCCTTCTGTCGGCAATGTTCTACATCGCTTTATGGCGAGGTACCGGCATGTGGTATGGCCTGCCTGCGAACTTTAACGACGGCAGTACGGGAAATATTCTGCCCCACCAGATCATTCTTTATAGCTTGATCCCACTGATAGCTGTTTATTCTCTCATTGAACCGCACCGGTTTATTGCCTACCTCCGGCGCATCCCGCCGTTGTTAACGATAATCATTGTGCTGTGCCTTGCATCAGCAGCTCAGTCTGTTCAACTATCCGCCTCTTTGAAAGGGATGGTAGCCGTAACCGTCCTTACTCTGCCACCTCTGCTGTTTCGTCTAAGATACGGCAGCGTTGAAACACTCAGATTGGCCAGAAATTTTTGCATTGTCGCGATCTTCGCCAACGTCCTTTACACCTTCGCGTTTCCTCAGTTCGCGATAATGTCGGGAAATGACTACGACGGTATGGTCAAGGGGCTTTTTTATCACAAGAACGAGTTGGGGCAGTTCTGCGCTATCGCATTTATAATCATACTGGATATGAAATCGCCGCTTAGGAGGTTGAGTTACGAGATGCTAATTCGTAACGCAGCTCTTCTGCTGACGGTCCTCCTCGTTGTTTTAGCGCGATCGTCGACGGCCATTGTGATGATTGGCGTTGGCACATCGATGCTCGTTGGTTTGAGAGCAATTAGCGCGGTCGGAAACATCACCGTAAAATCTCTTTTCGTCCTTCTTTTTTGCATCTTGCTTGGCTTGTTGGGGTCTCTGGCCTATCTCGGCGTTGCCGAAGCTATCGCAAGTGCTTTTGGCAAGGATCTGACGTTTTCGGGCCGCTCGAATATCTGGGATCAGTTGTTACCGCTCGTCTACGAGCGTCCTTTTCTGGGGTATGGATTTTCGACGTTTCGCCAGCCGGATATTGTGAAAGAATATGTCCACGTTACCTTTGAGGCGAAGTCTACGCACAATTCATACCTGGAACTTGCTCTGAGTATTGGGGTTCCGGCGACAGTGTTGTGGACAGTTTATGTGTTGTCGCGCGTGTACCTAAAGACAGTTATGACGCAAAGCACCATTCAGATGAGAGCGGCGCAATCGAAGGAGGCTGTGATCCTGTTTCTTATTGCTATTGGTGGTCTCACAGAGGCCGCAATGATGCTTTCTCCTTCGCTGGTATGGCCGATTATGGTTGCCTCTCTGCCACTAACTTGCTCTCCAATCATCCTGAAAACGAAAAGGCGATAACGATGAGCGCAAGCACATACGAGTCGAACCAAAATCGCAAAGTTCTTGCCGTGTCATCAGGCGGCGGCCATTGGGATGAGCTTATTGCTCTGCGCGGGGCATTCGATGAGGCGGACGTCGTATTCGCGACGACCATTCCCGAGCTCTTGCAAAAATATTCCATCACGGGCGGCTATTGCCTTCCTGATTGCAACAGGAATGATGTCTGGATGTCTGTCCGCTGTTTTTTTTCAGCGTTTAGCCTAGTCTTTCGATCTAGGGCAGATGTCGTCATTTCGACGGGCGCGGCTCCCGGCTTGTTCTGCTTGCTGGCCGCGCGGATCATGGGCAAGAAAACGATCTGGATAGATAGCATCGCCAACGCCGAAGAGCTGTCGATGTCCGGAAAGTTGGCCGGTTTTGTAGCAACAACGTGGCTTACCCAATGGCAACATCTGGCTCGCCCATCCGGACCTCATTTTGCGGGAGCGGTACTTTGATCTTGATTACGGTCGGCACGCAATTGCCGTTCGATCGCCTTGTTAGGGCATTGGACGAAATGGCTCCGAACATTTCTACTCCCATGTTCGCTCAGATCGGGAAAGGTGAATACAAGCCCCGCAATTTCGAGTGGGTGGAGACGATCGCACCACTGGAAATGGACGGCGTATTTGCGAGGACATCATTGATTGTGTCCCATGCAGGAACCGGGACAGTTCTTGCAGCCAAGAGGTTCAAGAAGCCGATCATTTTGTTTCCCCGGCGCGCCGCATTTGGTGAACACAGGAATGACCACCAATTGGCGACCGCTGGTCAACTTGACGGGAGACCGGGAATACGTGTCGCCTATACGGAAACAGAATTGGGCGAGCTCATTACTGGCCCTCCAACTGAAACGATGGAATTAGGCCTGACCACCGCGCCAGCGGCGAAACTTGTAGACTATCTTCGATCCGTTATTGGGTAGTGGTCCGGCGAGCGAGATCGTTCAATAACGGCGCAAGGAATACGAAAAGTCATTGGTTGTTAGCGAGATTTGTCGTACGCCGTAGATGCCGCTGCCTTGAAATGAGCCCACGCTAAGTTTGTCATCGACATTGCTGTACAGGAGGCTGGATGCTTTCGCCGAATTCACCTACCGTGTTGGCGGTATCTCAAATGGATGATCAATCCGAAAGGATCGATTTTGAGAAGCTTTTCGCGATAGCGCGCCGCCAATGGCGTGTCGTTGGGATTTGTGTCGCGTTTTTTGCCATATTAGCGGTCGTCTATCTTTTGACTACTGCTCCATATTTTACTGCGTCGACCAGCGTTTTGATCGATCGGGGCAATTCGGAACTGATAAATCAACTATCGTCGCTGGGTGCGCCGATAGACGACGAAACCGCGTTGCTGAGCGAAATTCAGCTTTTTCAATCTGACACAATCGCGCTCGCGGTCGTTGACAATCTTAAGCTTGCCGATGATCCGGACTTCATGGCTTCGGATTTTTCGTCCACGCAGCTCTTAAAATCAATCCTGAATTTCAACTCTTGGTTTGCCAGCGCGGACCTGGTGACGGCTGCGGAAGATCGGCGACAAGCTGCGGCCGGCCGGCTGAACAACAATATGGACGTCGAGCGCGTTGGAAAATCATATGCGCTGTCGATCGGGTATACGTCGCGCTCGCCAGACCAGGCAGCGGATATAGCGAATGCTATTGCTGATGCATATTTGGTAGATAAGCTAAATTCAAAATTTGAAGCGACGAGCCGTGCAAGCGGTTGGCTGCAGGAGCGTATTGATGAGCTCAAGCAAAAAGCTCTTGAATCCGATTTGGCCGTACAAAAATTCAGGGCCGACAACGGTCTTGTTGCAACGGACGGAAATTTGCTGACGGATCAGCAACTTTCTGAGCTCAGCAGCAATCTCATTAAAGCGCAGGCAGACACTGCGCGCGCTCAGGCGAAGTTTGACCGCATCCGTAAAATCATCGATTCCGGTCAGATGGACGCAATCGTGACCGATGTACTCGACAATTCCCCGTCGAACGACATTCGCAAGAAGTATCTCGAAGATTCGAAGCTCGCGGCAGAGATTTCAGCCCGTCTTGGGCCGAACCATGAACAGGTGGTTCGGCTTAAAGCCGAAATGGAAGAATATAAGCGTCAGATGTTCGACGAACTTAATCGTATCGCTGAGAGCTATAAAAGCGATTTAGACGTCGCGCAGACGAGGCAGAAATCACTAGAGAACAGTGTCACAAGAGCAACTCAGGTTAGCGCTGCCGCTGGAGAAACACAGGTCGAATTGCGCGAACTCGAGCGCAAGGCGGACTCGTATCGAAACCTATACCAAAGTTTCCTGACCCGTTTCCAAGAGGCGGTACAACAACAGTCATTTCCCATAACCGATGCCAGGGTAATTACCCGAGCGCAAACCCCAAACAAACCAAGCGCACCAAAAAAACCACTGGTTTTAGCAGTGGCGATTTTCCTTGGGCTTGCTGCGGGAAGCACTATTGGGGCCTTTCGCGAATTCCGTGATCGCTTCTTCCGTACAGGCGACCAAGTGCGAGAGATTCTGGGGCTTGAGTATCTGGGGCATGTTCCGAAGGTGGTTGCCGAAGAATTCAAGGTTTCTTCGGAGCAGTCCGCTCAACACGTTCGAAGGATCAGCGGGCTCAATGAATATGTCGTTGAACATCCTTTGTCCGCTTTTGCTGAAACGCTTCGCAATGCAAAGGTGGCGGCGGATATCGAGAATCCCATGCGGCAGACAAAGATCATCGGTGTGGTCTCCTGCTTGCCGTCCGAAGGGAAATCAACGCTTGCCATCAATTTCGCACAACTCCTTTCAAACCAAGGAGCCCGAACACTTCTCATCGATGGCGACCTCAGAAATCCTGGCGCGACGAGAGCCCTTGGGCAGCATGCAGCCAATGGACTGTTGGAGGCGTTGCTTCAAGACAGGTCTTTGGATGACCTCATTTTGACCGACCCGGCAACTGCCCTTTCGTTTCTGCCGGCTGTGGTCAAATATCGGGTGCCGCACTCCTCAGATGTATTGGCTTCGGCGACAATGGCCAACCTCCTGAGCGAGGCCGCAAAGAGATTCGATTATATTATCCTAGATCTTCCCCCGCTTGGGCCTGTCGTCGATGCGCGTGCAGTCAGCCATCTACTCGACACGGTATTGCTGGTAGTAGAATGGGGTAAGACCTCGCGCCGGATTGTGCAATCGATAATGGCTGAACAACCCGAGATAAGGAAGCGATGCGCAGGCGTAATCCTTAACAAAGTCGATCTGGAGAAAATAAAGCTCTACAGATCTCACGGCTCAAGTGAGTACTATTATAGCCGTTATTCTAATTACTATCAGGAAAACTAGAGGCTGTTGAATCGATGGTAGTCATAATGGCTCCATTGATCGCAGGCATACTTATGACCGCCGTCTGGCAGTTTGGTGTGGACTTGGGAGCCGCGGTTGATCAAAAAATGAGTCGCCCGTGAAGAACTGGCAAGCCACTGATTTGGAGTAAGAATCGAATGATCGAGCTCTTACAATTCGTACCAAACCCGCGGATCATCTCCAGATTGGATCATTACCCAATTCAGATCGGTTTTATCCCAAGTTTTTATAGCGTTGGTGCGATTGTCTAGCACTAAGTCGCCAACATTGGTTTTCACCACCAAAACCGCGTGCCCTTCGCCGTAGGGCGTTCTTGCCACCGCGATTCTGAGCGCCTTCGAAGACCAGCCCATCGCGATAAGATGGTCACGTTTAGTCAGAGCGAAGTCCTCGCAATCGCCGCTTTTGACGTTCACTTCCCATACATCGTCAGCGATCTTTCCGCTTGCATCATTGCGTGGAACGATCGAGCGATTGACCGATGCGTTGACCGCGCGCAGCTGCTTGTCCGCATAGGCGCTGAGTGCCACAACGGCTGAGCCACTCTTCGCCTCACATTCCTGCGGTTGACGGGCGCAAAACATAACATGCGCGAAGGGCGCCATGGTCCTTTTTCTTGCCTGGATATATTTGACCGATGGAGTTTCGTGCAAATCACGTGTGAGACCAGACAGTACACCGGCCTGCAGATCTTGAGTACCTGCTAAAGAAACCAGGACGAGTGCAGCCAGAAATTTACGAGCCGACATGTTGCCTCTATTCGGTGTATGACAAATCGCCACTTTGGATGCAACTAACTGACATCTCGTTGGAATTTGTCTTGCCTGAGATGGGATCCAATCTACAGAACAAGGCTGTTCATCGGCTTAAATCGATAGTTACAATTTTAGCGATTTTCCTTTTATCTATTGGCGTGAAATTTACGTTGTCTCTGCAGTAAAAACTCCTTGAAAAGGACTGCCAGTTGGTGCAGGCATGGCGCATGACCTGCCACATTTTCTATTTCAAATGACCTCGCTCCGAATTTCTCCAGATTTACTGCTTTATATTTACTGCGGCCTGATTGTTCTGTCGGTCGTACCATTCGGCTTGGTTGATATTTTGCCTCAAACGCTGATCTTGATCCTTATGTGTATATTGGGCGGAGTCGCCGTTGTTCTCTATGGCCCACCCGAGCGCGGACAATGGGTATTCGGCACCGCACTCGCCATTTTTTCGCTCATGGCCCTTTGGATTCTCTTTCAGACTGTTGAGATTCCCTTTACGCGCTCTGATGACTTGGTATGGGCCAAGGCACGCACGATGGCGGCAGCAGCGAAGACGATCTCCGTTGAACCCGCGGACACGCTCGCAGCGCTGTTGCAAATAGCGCTGCCCGCTGTGACGTTTTTAACGGGGCTTATCGTCGCCGATCGCTCAAAGGATGACCAAGCGATGCTCAGGTTTCTGGCCTCGGCGGCAGGAATCCTGGCGATGTATGGTCTTTATCAGTTCCTGTTCCTTCCCGACACACTGCTCGGCGAGACAAAGAAAGCCTATCAGGAAAGCCTGACGGCCACCTTCGTGAACAGGAACACTAATGCCACTTTTTTTGGCTTGGGATTGCTGATGCAGCTCACGCTGCTATTTGATTCTTTTCTCTTCAAAACCGACAAAGCATCGGCTGAGTTGCAAAGTAATGCGACGCTACCACGTCTCTACTATTGCTTCATATCCCTTGCTACTTTTGCGGCTTTGATGCTGACGCAGTCACGCGCCGGGGTTTTTCTGACCGCCTTTGCGATACTGGTCTATACGCCTTTCCTGGCGAGCCAGTGGCTCAGGATATTTCCAAATTCATTCGTGCGACTGGGTTCCAGATGGCTTCGTGTAGCCGTCGTGATCGCCGCCGCCTGCCTGGGGACGGGATTTTTTCTTCTTTTTGCGTCGAAAGCGATGTTACGCGCAAATATTCAAGGGCTTGAGGATGCTCGCTTCTGTATTTGGCCCGATGTGGTCAGGGCGACATACAACAACTGGCTCTTTGGCACTGGATTTGGCACGTTCCGAACTGTATTTTCCGGTTATAGGGATTCCCGCTGTGGTATCTTCAATATCTTTGATCGGGCCCACAATACTTATCTCGAAGGCTTTTTGACGCTTGGGGTCATATTTCCAGTTGTCGCATTGCTTGTCCTTGCCGCCCTCCTTTTCATTTTCTGGCGCGGCTATCGCAACAGAAGGCGCAATAGGCACTATGCGGTGCTGGGTTTGGCGGCAACTATTCTCGTTTGGGGACATGCGCTTGTCGACTTTTCCATCCAGATTCCGGGCTTTTCGGTTTTTTACGCCGCTTTCCTTTCCGGTGTCGTATGTGTGTGCTACAAGCACACGCTAAAGCCGGCGGCCAGCAAAAATGCTGCGTTGCACAAGTATAATAATGATGAAATTGAATTGGAATTAATATATTGATGGAGAATATATTATGAAACACCTGATAATATATTCGAAGACGTTTCCGGCTTATTCGGATTGGTTAATTAGAAATCCGACATAGATCGCCAGAAATTAACCATAATTCCACTGCCTCCATGTTGCGCCGTTGCCACATTAACGATTTATTGGCTATCATGGACCCCGTTCTAGCAGATATTGCCCCTGTTTTATGCTTTGCATAGACGCCAACCTGCCAGACGGAAAACTTAACAGGGATAAGATGAGCATCAACTTTCGACGCACCTCTATCGTCGCTGCGACGCTAATCGCGCTGTCGAGCTGCACTTCATTGCCTCGATCCGGTCCCGATCACACCGATTTCGATAAAGACGCTTCGGTGAAGGTGACGACAAAGGACAGGAAGGTCGGGATTGATTACGCGCTAATTGATCTGAACAAGGCAATTCTTCCCTTCTTTAACGAGGTTAAGTCCAGCTCGCTGGGCGGTTTCGGTGGCGGCAAAGGCGGCGCGCCCGATATTCCGCTCGGCGCTGGCGACGTCGTTCAGATTTCTATTTTTGAAGCGCAGGCTGGCGGTCTTTTTATCCCGTCTGATGCTGGCAGCCGTCCAGGTAATTTCATTACGCTCCCCGCTCAGACCATCGACAAGAATGGAACGATCAGCGTTCCCTACGCAGGACGTGTGCCCGCCTCCGGAAGGCTGAAAGAAGAGGTGGAACGCGATATCGAAGACCGGCTTGCCAGCCGCGCAATCGAACCGCAGGTGGTCCTGACAACGACGACGACCAAGTCTGCAGAGGTTGCTGTCGTTGGTGATGTCAATGATCCGCAGAAGGTGCAGCTCACTCCGGCAGGCGATCGCATTCTGGATGTGATCTCGACAGCGGGCGGTCTGACGACACCCAACATCGAAACGAATGTGACGTTGCAGAGGCGGGGAAGAACGGCGACGGTTGCCTACGAGACCCTGTTGCGCAATCCCTCTGAAAATATCTACGTTGCGCCAGGCGACACTGTTTCTGTTGAGCATGAACGCCGTACCTATATTGCCCTCGGTGCTACAGGGCAGCAGAACCGTATCGAATTCGAGGATTCGAACCTGACACTTGGCGAGGGCATCGCCAAGGCCGGCGGCGTCCTGGATAACCGGGCGGATCCGCGGGAAGTCGTCCTCTACCGTCAGGTCGACAAGAAAACCTTGCAGAAGCTGAACATTGACGTATCGCGGTTTGCTGGAGCGGATGTTCCGGTGATCTTCCGAGCCAACCTGCGTGATCCAGCGACGATGTTTGCAATTCAGCAATTCCTGATGAAGGACAAGGACGTCATTTATATATCGAACGCGGGCTCCGTCGAGCTGGTCAAGTTCCTTGATATCCTGAACTCGATAACGTCTACGGCAAGGGGCGTATCTACGGACGTTGTTGACACTCGCGACGCTGTGCGAGAATTGGACTAAGGCCGGGACAGCAGAACAGAAAATTAATTCAGTCGATACAGCTTGGAAAACGAAGGACTAAGTAGAATGGCAAATAAATATTTTATGACGGCTGTCGGCGCCGCGACTATGATCGTTGCCAGCCTTTCTTTTTCGTCGGTTTCCTTCGCGGGAAATTGCCTTTCCGGGCCAGGAATGGCATCGCCGGAGATGGTCAGCGCATTTAATGCATCTCCGGAGGCATTTTTGTTTGCGAATGCCTCAGTCATTGGTCTGTCTGATCAGGTGCGGTCTTATACTGCAACGGAAACGGATCTCACGGCAAAGATGATCGGCCTCGCAAAGGCTGGCACGCCCGCGCAGAGAGCAGCGATCGGCGCCGGTCTTGGAAGGGCTGCGAACGTATGCCGCCCTCAACATCCGGAACTGGCTGATGCGATCACCAAGGCGATTGCCGACGCATTGCTGGCCGATACCACGCTGGACGGCCTTCAGACAGCCTTTGTGCAGGCGCTGAACGGGCAGACCGCAACTGCGGCGTTGGGATCCCCCGGCTCTGCCGCGGCCGCTGCTGCTGACATTACGAACGGCCCTGCCGGCGCCATTATTGGTGGCGGTGAAGGCGGTGGGTCGACTGATGGTTCCCAGAACTCGACCGCCAACCTGCTGCGGACTTCGGCAAGTAGCGCCGGCAATTTCACCACCACCACCACCCAGTCCGTCAGCCCGAGCGGTATCTGACAGCACGCATATAATAATTTGAGCTAGTGGGCGAATTGTGCTGACCAGGGGAGAAGTTCGCGGCACTCAAAAGGGCTCAAAAAGAAACGAAAGGGTGGCCCCAATCTCTTTGGGGGTTCGTCGTGCGCCCTTCTTGTCTTGCTGCTTCATTTTGGTTCTTGGTGCCTTTCTGATGCTTGCCGCCAGCGAACTCCATCGCTCGATTGAGTTTGCTGATATGTTTGTCGTGGCCAGGCAGATCGAGGAGGACGGTGTAGTCAGCACCAAGAGTCTTTCTCGGGTCGTTGGCATGCCCGCAGAAGTTGTCGAGGGAGGCTATTGCCGCTCTGATATCATCTTGGCTGCCACGACCATCGTGCTGACGCAGATAGACACCTCAAACCAGACCAGTGACTATGAAGGCTGGCTGTCTGCCGTTACCATGGCTGAGAAATTCCTGCAGCATGCGCTGAGCTGCATGCCTACTGACAGTAACCTGTGGCTTCGCCTCGCAGTCGTGCGAGCAGTTATTGCGGAGGATCCGCAGGCTACAGCGCAGTTGATGGCACAGTCCGTGAAGTTGGCGCCAGCTGATCAGGTAACCCTTCTCGCGCGTCTCTATTTTTG
The window above is part of the Rhizobium sp. WYJ-E13 genome. Proteins encoded here:
- a CDS encoding glycosyltransferase family 2 protein; the encoded protein is MKISVLINNYNYGRYLRACIDSVLVQNYAELEIVVVDDGSTDDSRDIISSYGSQIVPVLKENGGQASSFNAGFAAASGEIIFLLDSDDAFLSGKLRQIARLYDRDSLDWCFDRVTTIEGEGPSEDLEIQMYDQRDAIRRGHYPSIPVPTSGLSFRRGLIEQILPMKTAKDVVLSDNYLKFAAVYLGRGAIVSTPLTFQRIHQANRYTGTSRASSLRPKIMIATGLELARRYTGLHALGKGLIAGGIAEAGTPFTQLRTEAQRALADSPFGQSAVSQIAMAAARKRLIRKLKGYRNDNRT
- a CDS encoding glycosyltransferase, yielding MDAKQSADNKVWRITVAVLTYRRPEGIVKLLDSLTRQERHPARPYHMTVLVVDNDATESSRDIVEGFDTKGVFDIVYAVEPRQGIPVARNHAMDKAPQPSPETGELLDPDYFCFLDDDEWATEGWMDAMLDTCLRQKADCVYGYVVPVYPENAPEYWVKARVFESARNQEGGRIDYAASNNVMFDYKLVKSWNLRFEEKMLNTGGTDYLFFNQAVKLGMKIVWTERAMVYDIIPLKRMTWKWVLQRQYRLGNTFAVSEVLHGNRKQRLYRLIYGITRTGLGVAMLPTLAVSPYLGMRALTHLLRGAGVVTGLFGHFYQEYQPPKEAQSSAAS
- a CDS encoding O-antigen ligase family protein translates to MSIDTPYHNSSQMIARRGAAISRFAIRKELFVYILLSAMFYIALWRGTGMWYGLPANFNDGSTGNILPHQIILYSLIPLIAVYSLIEPHRFIAYLRRIPPLLTIIIVLCLASAAQSVQLSASLKGMVAVTVLTLPPLLFRLRYGSVETLRLARNFCIVAIFANVLYTFAFPQFAIMSGNDYDGMVKGLFYHKNELGQFCAIAFIIILDMKSPLRRLSYEMLIRNAALLLTVLLVVLARSSTAIVMIGVGTSMLVGLRAISAVGNITVKSLFVLLFCILLGLLGSLAYLGVAEAIASAFGKDLTFSGRSNIWDQLLPLVYERPFLGYGFSTFRQPDIVKEYVHVTFEAKSTHNSYLELALSIGVPATVLWTVYVLSRVYLKTVMTQSTIQMRAAQSKEAVILFLIAIGGLTEAAMMLSPSLVWPIMVASLPLTCSPIILKTKRR
- a CDS encoding glucuronosyltransferase, whose amino-acid sequence is MSASTYESNQNRKVLAVSSGGGHWDELIALRGAFDEADVVFATTIPELLQKYSITGGYCLPDCNRNDVWMSVRCFFSAFSLVFRSRADVVISTGAAPGLFCLLAARIMGKKTIWIDSIANAEELSMSGKLAGFVATTWLTQWQHLARPSGPHFAGAVL
- a CDS encoding glycosyltransferase, whose amino-acid sequence is MILITVGTQLPFDRLVRALDEMAPNISTPMFAQIGKGEYKPRNFEWVETIAPLEMDGVFARTSLIVSHAGTGTVLAAKRFKKPIILFPRRAAFGEHRNDHQLATAGQLDGRPGIRVAYTETELGELITGPPTETMELGLTTAPAAKLVDYLRSVIG
- a CDS encoding polysaccharide biosynthesis tyrosine autokinase, which gives rise to MLSPNSPTVLAVSQMDDQSERIDFEKLFAIARRQWRVVGICVAFFAILAVVYLLTTAPYFTASTSVLIDRGNSELINQLSSLGAPIDDETALLSEIQLFQSDTIALAVVDNLKLADDPDFMASDFSSTQLLKSILNFNSWFASADLVTAAEDRRQAAAGRLNNNMDVERVGKSYALSIGYTSRSPDQAADIANAIADAYLVDKLNSKFEATSRASGWLQERIDELKQKALESDLAVQKFRADNGLVATDGNLLTDQQLSELSSNLIKAQADTARAQAKFDRIRKIIDSGQMDAIVTDVLDNSPSNDIRKKYLEDSKLAAEISARLGPNHEQVVRLKAEMEEYKRQMFDELNRIAESYKSDLDVAQTRQKSLENSVTRATQVSAAAGETQVELRELERKADSYRNLYQSFLTRFQEAVQQQSFPITDARVITRAQTPNKPSAPKKPLVLAVAIFLGLAAGSTIGAFREFRDRFFRTGDQVREILGLEYLGHVPKVVAEEFKVSSEQSAQHVRRISGLNEYVVEHPLSAFAETLRNAKVAADIENPMRQTKIIGVVSCLPSEGKSTLAINFAQLLSNQGARTLLIDGDLRNPGATRALGQHAANGLLEALLQDRSLDDLILTDPATALSFLPAVVKYRVPHSSDVLASATMANLLSEAAKRFDYIILDLPPLGPVVDARAVSHLLDTVLLVVEWGKTSRRIVQSIMAEQPEIRKRCAGVILNKVDLEKIKLYRSHGSSEYYYSRYSNYYQEN
- a CDS encoding transglutaminase-like cysteine peptidase, with amino-acid sequence MSARKFLAALVLVSLAGTQDLQAGVLSGLTRDLHETPSVKYIQARKRTMAPFAHVMFCARQPQECEAKSGSAVVALSAYADKQLRAVNASVNRSIVPRNDASGKIADDVWEVNVKSGDCEDFALTKRDHLIAMGWSSKALRIAVARTPYGEGHAVLVVKTNVGDLVLDNRTNAIKTWDKTDLNWVMIQSGDDPRVWYEL
- a CDS encoding O-antigen ligase, with the protein product MAHDLPHFLFQMTSLRISPDLLLYIYCGLIVLSVVPFGLVDILPQTLILILMCILGGVAVVLYGPPERGQWVFGTALAIFSLMALWILFQTVEIPFTRSDDLVWAKARTMAAAAKTISVEPADTLAALLQIALPAVTFLTGLIVADRSKDDQAMLRFLASAAGILAMYGLYQFLFLPDTLLGETKKAYQESLTATFVNRNTNATFFGLGLLMQLTLLFDSFLFKTDKASAELQSNATLPRLYYCFISLATFAALMLTQSRAGVFLTAFAILVYTPFLASQWLRIFPNSFVRLGSRWLRVAVVIAAACLGTGFFLLFASKAMLRANIQGLEDARFCIWPDVVRATYNNWLFGTGFGTFRTVFSGYRDSRCGIFNIFDRAHNTYLEGFLTLGVIFPVVALLVLAALLFIFWRGYRNRRRNRHYAVLGLAATILVWGHALVDFSIQIPGFSVFYAAFLSGVVCVCYKHTLKPAASKNAALHKYNNDEIELELIY
- a CDS encoding polysaccharide biosynthesis/export family protein translates to MSINFRRTSIVAATLIALSSCTSLPRSGPDHTDFDKDASVKVTTKDRKVGIDYALIDLNKAILPFFNEVKSSSLGGFGGGKGGAPDIPLGAGDVVQISIFEAQAGGLFIPSDAGSRPGNFITLPAQTIDKNGTISVPYAGRVPASGRLKEEVERDIEDRLASRAIEPQVVLTTTTTKSAEVAVVGDVNDPQKVQLTPAGDRILDVISTAGGLTTPNIETNVTLQRRGRTATVAYETLLRNPSENIYVAPGDTVSVEHERRTYIALGATGQQNRIEFEDSNLTLGEGIAKAGGVLDNRADPREVVLYRQVDKKTLQKLNIDVSRFAGADVPVIFRANLRDPATMFAIQQFLMKDKDVIYISNAGSVELVKFLDILNSITSTARGVSTDVVDTRDAVRELD